AGATAGAGGGTCATGTCATCTGGAGCTCTGAAGACCATAAAAGCAGAAAAGCTTGGACTTGCGAGTCGAGTTTGACGGTTAGTTTTACTTATAGCTAGTTCCGCTTCAGGCATAATATGTCTCAAAATAATGTGATATAGAGGAGACTTCTCATGGAACTCCCGCCTTTTTCATGAATGTGTTGACGGAAACGTGAAATCTCATGATTAAAAAAAGATCGAAATATTCAATATGGGACATTGACTTGCTGAGGCCTCCGTATTGATGAGTTGTTAACTATAGTCCTGGCTGAATTGAGGCCATGCAGACCCAGTAAGACACGATTGAACGGCGAATACTAAGAATCAGCCAGGGCTCAAACTAATGTCTTCTTGAGTTAACAGAGAACTGTATCTGAACGGTCGGtgaccatctcaacaattGTAACTAGATGGCTGACTGACGTCTTTCTGCATCGTTGAGGGTGAAATAGTGATATGCACATCTCCACTATCTAAACGTGACATTAATAATTGAGGGGGGTTGGAAATGTACTAATAGGTCAAAAAGAGCATCTCGAGTCAAGCAGCACGTGGACATTCCAGAGACCGACTTTTCTTCTTAACAAAGACAttctcatcgtcttcattGTTCCGTAGGTACAGAGTACCTCGGGCAAAAAAAATAAATTAGGGGACACGCCAAGAAAAGCCAAGATTAGACAAGCGTTGGCctttcttggtgttgtaggGGAACTGGCCACACCCACTTTCTACTACCAACCTGTTTTGTTTCGACtaatgttgatgatcatTTGTTAGTAGTAGTAGTTGATGCTGGCCACGTCGTTATAGTAGCTGTGACTTGGTTGTGTGATATTCGTTGATATTCATGAGGCCCATCACTTGTATCACACAGATCTGCCTGTTGTTACTCATCATGCGAGCGAGAGAATCACACAAAGTTAAGACAGCAGCTAAATGCAATCTTATATGTCGTCTCGGCGTCTAACCAAGCATCCTGGCCCCCAGCCTGCAAGAGACCGGCCCAGAGCCAAGACCGCTGCGCCATCATCCACGCGCCAAAGCGTGGCTCTTTGTGATGCCCTCAACTTCCCAAAGCAGCATGGCCAGGCCGTTCCCTTTATTAACCACTATCAATAAGTCATCTGACACCTGTAATTGGCTAAGGCTCTAGAGTCCCCTCGTAGCCTGAAACAAATACACCACCAACctatcttggccatcttttTTCCGTACACTATTAGCTACGCTTGCTAGCTAGGCTTGGTTGTACCAGGAACAGAATTGAGATCTGCTGCCCAGACTCGGAGGTGACGCTGGGCTCCTTTACCCCTTTGAGTCCTCAACAGTCGTAgtgtatgtgtgtgtgtgcaTAGTAGTTGTGTTTTTTGGATCCTCTTTAATATCGCCCATCTCCCCACTGAAGGATGGAAATCCTCCCCATCCTTCGAGTTCCTCCTAGAGGTTGGCACTGAAACATATCAGTCGTGCATTTTGGGCATTTCTTGCTTTGTTAAACTATACACTCCTTTGTCTTTACTTCTAGTCACTCCTTAAAATCCGTTGGAATCTCTGTTGTCTTTTGAGTCCACTCTTTGAAGACATTCGCCGAAACCCTCCTTGCAATTGTCGATATCGACGACCTCAGCGACTCGAGAATAAGTCTCAAATATCTATAGTCGCTCAGACTGAAGGGGTAGAGATTTGAAACCATGAAGGTCACTAATCTTTCCATTCTGGCTTACGTGGGCTTCGCCACGGCCCTTACACAGCAATGCTCTGGCAGCGCCGTCAACGAAGGCGGAAACTGGTTCTGCGGTGTTATTGATCAGATTCTCTATGAGGGATTCTCCAGCAGTGGAAGTTTCAAGGCTGTTACAAAGatgggagatgatggatctTGTGATCAGGAGCCCTTCTCCTACGACGGTGCTCTTGGACCTCTGAGTGAGGATGTAAGTTCACCGTCACTCAGCTATTTAACAGTATAAACTGACAAAACATAGCTGTCTGTCCACATTCGTGGCCCATTTAACCTCAAGGAGTTTGCAGTCTACAATCTCGGATCCAGCGAGAAGAAGCGTGACTCTGCTCCCTCTCCTCACCTCCACGGCCATCGCCATTTCCACGAACAGCGTAAGAAGAAGCGTGGGGACTGGGTTACCGCCACCATCAACGGACAGGTCGTATCCTGGGAGAACACTTACAACGGAAGCCCGGCGACCCAGGCTGCTCCCGTTGGTATCCCTGCTGCCCCTACCGACGCTGTGAACGtcgtggatgagaagaagcccttgaagctAAAGGCTGACCCCTTGCCTGGactggacaagatcaagagcaaggttgaaaatgtcaagagcaaggtGGACCAggtcaagagcaaggctacctcaaaggcaaaggagTACACTGCCACTCCTGGCGGACACTGGAAGCGTACTGCTTACTACAACGCTCAGCGACGTGTTGCTGATAATGTTATCTTCATGGGTAACTATGGCGGCGAGGGCTCTGGAGTCTTTGACAAGTGAGTTACTATGTATATCTCAACACACCTTGATACTTACTGAGTATAGCACCTGGGGCAACTCCCTCTCTTACCTTAACGCCAACGGAAACGGtggctcctcttctcccaagATCCTGAAGGACGTCTTCATCCCTTCCAACAAAGaattctccatcttcagctcTGAGAAGTGTGACGAGAGCTGCGGTTACTCTCGTGTCCCTGATGTTGCCTACAGTATGCTACCTCCCCCTCAACCTAAACATAACACTCACTAACCCTTTACAGAGGGCTTCTCTGGCTCAAAcaagatcttcctcttcaacttcaagatgccctTCGATGGCAACACCGGCTTCAACGGCGACATGCCCGCCCTCTGGGCTCTCAACGGCCGCATCCCCCGAACTGGCCAATATAGCGGATGCAGCTGCTGGAAGACAGGCTGTGGTGAGGTCGACATCTACGAGGTCCTCGCTACTGGCGATGATAAGTGCAAGAGCACATTCCATTTGACAAACGGCGCCGGAAGCTCTGATTACTTCAAGCGCCCTGCCGACAAATACAtcaaggttgctgttgtgTTCTGTGAGCGTACGTCGAGCGTCGCCATCAAGCAGTTGGATGATAGCTTTGACTTTGGATCATCTTTGAGCGATGAGACAGTGAGGGACTGGATTAAGACCATGTCTACCCCTAAGAAGGGAAGCAGCCTGTTTCAGCTGTCCATTTCTGTGTAGGGGTGAGACCTGAGTTGAATCTGTTCGctgttgatttgatttgattaTTGgatatctcttcttttgTACATATATATTAAGATACCAGTTGAGAATTGCTCCATAACTGGTCCGCCAGAAACCCGCTTGTGTTGTTATCTTATCATTCTTTGCATAGTCTAGATACTGTTGgaccaagccaaaagctCGGGGAACCCCTTGATATAGCAAGGTCTTCCTATGGTATATGACTGACTAACAGATACTCGGCATGGACGCGATATATCTTCTATTGTTCTATGCAGCTTTCTAGGCCATAGCCATCGTTACAATATTATACAGTTCCATCATTCATACATCATCGCGATGAATTAAAGTCTACTGATAGTACAAACTCTCTGGCGCTGGTTTATGAGCTTTTGGAACCCGACTGCTTGTCTTGCTCGAGCCCCTTATCTTCCTCGGAACTTGTCTTGCTTTCCTCTGCTGATGAAAGCCCAACAACATTTCTTATGGTACCAAAGCTTAGACAGTCACTGATGCGGTTGGCACCAGAAAACAGCATAACCATACGCTCAACACCACATCCCCAGCCGCCAGTAGGAGGTAGGCCATAGTCGAGAGCCTTAATATAGCTTTGATCGAGGGGAGCAGCGTCGccgtcctcgtcctcaaaAGGCTCATCCAGAGCTTCCTCGACAGCTGCTTCGCCTTCAGGCATCTCATTATGTTCAATGGCAATGCTACCGTCGtccttgttgacgaggtttCGGTGGTCGAGTAGCTTACGCTTCTGCTCTTCGGGGTCGTTTTCCTCTTCGTACATGTTTGCCAACTCACGACCACCAATGAAGAGTTCTGCACGGGCGGATACTAACTGATAAGTCCGTGGGCAAAGGAAGCTCTTCGCAAGAGGTGACATGCAGGCGGGATGGTTCATGATTAGGATAGGCTCGATGAATGACATGGGTTCCAGGTAAACGGCAGCCAGACGATCCAGCAGCTTGGCCAGCGAGGTAGGCACATCACCTGGCACCTTGATACCAGCAATCTTTAGGATAGCCAAGAGTTCGGGTAGAGCATCTGGAGATGAGAGCTTGGGCAGACGAAGCCCAAGGGCTTCTTGAAGTGCGGGAACGAATTCGACCCTTTTGAAAGGTCGCACGAACTGTTTCATATCGATGGAAGGCAGAGATGTGAGTTGGGTAGAGATGAGGTCCTGGGAGTGTTGTGCAAGACTGCAGAGTATCTCTTCGGTCTGGTTGATCAAGTCCTCCAGGTTACTGTAGGCGCTGTAGAACTCGCACATAGTAAACTCAGGGTTGTGTGTCGCGTCAACACCCTCGTTACGGAACGAAGGTCCAATCTCAAAGACCTTGTCAACGCCTCCAATAACGAGGCGCTTGAGCCATAATTCTGGGGCGATGCGTAAGGCGAGATCTCTATCCTTGAACTCCGTGGCTCTCGTGACAAAGGGGCGGGCCACCGCACCGCCAGCGTTTTCAGCAAGAATCGGTGTCTGGAACTCGAGGAATTTTCTTGAGTGAAAGTAATCACGCATGTGCTTGGTGATCTCGGCGCGCAGTCGGAGGACATCAATTGCTTGTCGGTTCACCAACATATCAACATGACGTTCTTGCATTCTGGTCTTGGGATCGGTGAGTTTCTCTGGGATCTGCTCCATGGTAGGAGACAGAAGTTCAGGCAAAGTCTTGGCCTCCAAGGTGAGCTCGCCGGCTTTAGTACGAACCGGAACACCAACGACAGCTGCCAGGCTGTAAGCATCTAGGATATAACAGGATAAACATTAGGGATCCTACATATGTGGTCGCCCACTTCTATTAAATTTCTCAACATTGCGAACTTCAAACCCcttgcctcctcttctaccaTGCACTTTGACCGGTTGAGCATAACCTGTAGACGCTCAAATTCATTCACGATGTCGAGAAAGACAAGATTCTTTCCGACGACGCGCTTGGATCGAACTCGGCCACAAACGCTGACGTACTTGGAATCATCAAGGACATCTCGAAAAGCTTCATGAAAATCGGGTACCGTCTTGCGCTCTGCACGGTGGATGAGGCGAGGGTGTGTCTCTTGGAATAGAGGATCCTCGCTCTCTTTCTCCGCCCAGAGCTCAATTCGGCGCTGTTGCTTGAAAGACGAGTATCCGTCCAGGCCATCTTGGTTTCTAGCAGCCGAAGTAGCTAGGGACCTTCCAGATGCAACGCTTTGTGAGCCCCGTAATGTCCTTGAGTAATTGGCACAGCCGAGCGCATGTGAACAACGAGTACTTGTGGTTTGGGAGATCGACTGCATCAAAGGCCGACTGGCCCGTCGCAAGCATTGTACaggcatcatggcttctgtcACTGTGTTAGCAATGCTTCAATAACTCATTGGTGAGACATCAAAAGAAATGCGTTGCGCCAGAATCAGAAAATTGGCAGTTTAAATCAACCACAGCAAGCCGTGTCAATCGCAGCGGTTCTGAAGCGAGTATGCGAATTCATCATTTAGGCAAAGGAAAGAGAGATACTTGAGAGGAATTTCCGTACTTACAATCATGATGGTAACATGGAACTCTCGCTCCATGtataaagaaaaaagagaagcGATTTGAAGCCGATCTGCGAAATTTTAAAGAGAGCCGGTTCGCCGAAAATAATCCGGCTACCTTTGGTGGAGTCATCCATGGCCGCCACATCGTAGCCTCGACAATGTGTGGCGTAGGTTTCCCTTACCAACCACTCAAGGCTGAAATTTGTTCCAACGCGAACATCAATCGCTCAGGCCGGCGCAACTCCACCAATTCCGCGATACTTTTGCGCCGGATCATTCAATCCACCTCACCATCTCTAAATAGCGAATACCATCCATAAGCCATCAATCATGGCCCAACAGCCCCTTCCCACGTCTATGCAACCCACTGACATCTATGGAGGAGGTACGCGCAGCTCTAGCTCCCCATGTCGCGTCAGCCCGCCAAAGATCTCCACTAACATATGTTTATATAGATGAGGTTTCTGCCCTCGTTCTTGATCCTGGATACTGCTATACTCGAGCTGGATTTGCCGGCGAAGATGTTCCTAAATCCATCCTCCCATCGTTTTACGGCCACACAACCGGCGACAGCCCTAAAGACATGTTTGGTGATGAATGCCTCATCCCTCGCCCCGACTTCGAAGTCCGCAACTACATGAATAAGGATAGTGTGGTGGAGGATTGGGATGTCGCTGCTCGAATTTGGGAAAACATGCTTGTTAAGCGCTTGCAACCCGAACGACAAACACCTCCCTCGAAGAACGGTCTAAACGACGACCCCAAGGCAGAAGGCCAGGATGGAGAGGGCGATGTGGCCATGGACGACGCCGATGCTGCCGAATCTGCCGAGAAGCCGTTGGGCGAAAATCCCCTCTTGATTACAGAGGCTCCCTGGAATACACCCAAGGCTCGTGAGAAGGCTAttgagatcatcatggagaacTGGGGGTGCCCTGCCTTCTGGCTGAGTCGCACTCCCGTGTTGGCAGCATTCGCCGCTGGCAAAGCTACCTCACTAGTTATTGACGTGGGCGGTGCCAACACCTCGGTCACAGCTATTCACGACGGCATGGTGCTGAAGCGATCTATCCAGAAGTCTCCTGTTGGTGGCATCTGGCTCTCTTCGCAGATCCGAAATCTTTTTGAATCTTCAGAGCCCAAGGTCGAGCTGACACCCACCTTCATGATCGAGAACAAGACACCTGTCGACGCCCTGGCACCTCCTTCAGTCCGACTACGACACTTCCCCTTCCAGATTAACGATTCATTCCGCGCATATGAGGAAGAGCGTGTGTTGACGGAATTCAAGGAGTCAGTAGTAGAAATCTGGCGAGGCCCCGGTCGTTACAGTGTTTCCGGCAATGAGGATTATGTTAAGACGCAACCCGGCCGGGTGTTCGAGATGCCAGACGGTTATAACCAGATGTGGCGCGAGCAGCGGTTCAGAGTGACAGAGGGCATGTTTGACGAGACCGTCGGATACAATAGCTCCGACTCTGAGCAACTCACCAAAGCGCAAACCATCCCCGAGCTTATCCGCTCTGCTTTGAACGCGGTTGACGTCGATCTTCGAGGCAACCTCTTGGCTAACGTCGTCGTAACTGGCAGCACCAGTCTGATCAACGGATTCAACGACCGCCTGAACAAcgagttgatggcgatgtaTCCTgggctcaagatcaagattcATGCGGCAGGCCTCACGAGTGAGCGACGCTTCGGTGCCTGGATCGGCGGTAGCATTCTCGCTAGTTTGGGCACTTTCCACCAGATGTGGATTTCGCGAAAGGAGTACGAGGAGAATGGACCtaatgttgttgagaagcgaTGCAAGTAAAAGGCCATGCTCTAGGTGCTTTGGCTTCTGGCGTAACGGAGTTGGGGGAAGATGTACTTACAATCTGAAATCAGAAGGGCCTGGTAAGGCAAAAGTTCATTCTAGATAGGACAAAGCCGTGCAATCAACTGCTGTAGTGAATTGTTTGTCGAAAAGAGTAAATGTCGATTTCTTATGTACTATACACTATATTTATTTGCTCTCTTCTTTTGCCTCAAGCTCCCTCTCGGCTCGCCGTTTCTGAGCCCATGTTCCAATTTCTGCCCATATACGTTCTTTTTCAGCTGGCGATAACGTAGCAGCAAGACCACTTGTGCTGCTCGACACAAACACTTTAGATCCGTCCCATTCGCCCTCGATCACACCCATGTTCTCAGATTCGTCCTGCCAGCCATACTTGAAGGCCTTTCCCACAGGTTTGCCATGTCTTACGCGCCAAATACTCTCCCAGATACTCTTACCCACTACACATACAGACTCGGGACGGTATTTGCGACACTTTTCGTGAAGAATTTCAACCccctcatccatctcctGCCTGCTAAGCTCAGAACCATTGCGACTGGGTCGGGCGACAATGTTGGTAAATCCCATGGAGTACAGTTCAGGGAGTTGACGATCTTCGGTTGGAGTACAGAGACGCGGTGTGAGGCCACTTGAGTAGAGGAGTTTCCAAAACAGGTTTGAAGGATGAGCATATGCATGGCCTGTTCGTGCTGTCTGTATACCAGGGTTTagaccgatgaagagaactAGAAGATTCGAGCCGATGGCATCTGGCAGGCCATTGAGATGTGCGTATGTTGAGGGAGGCGCATATCCAGAGGCCTGACGTgctctctttttccttggtCTAATTTCTTTCTCTAtatcttctgcatctcgcTCTTTGGTCCGCTTCGTTTTGGCGGCTGAAGCGgatgaggtcgaggtcgaagTGATGGAAGTTGTGGATCTCGGGGATCTTCGTATAGGGGAAGTTTGGCTACTTGAAGGTTCGTTTGATTTGAACATGAAGTCACTCATCTGAAGACGTCCCTTGAAGGTTGCTGGTTCAGGAGGCGAGCTTGCGTTTTCCTGCTCCtctttgtcatcatcgtcgcctACAGGATCCTGAAAGGTGATCTCTTGAACAGCTTTGCTTCTCGTCATTGTGACTAGGTAGTCTCCAAGTTTAAGCGGGAAGATGGGACAATCTAGCGGTTTCGCCAGTCGGGGAATAGTGAGACGGTTCAAATAATTCTAATTAGATGACAGATATGTATTCAAATACTTCTTGGAGATCAATACATCATATTTGTGAATATGTTAACTTGATACCTTAACTTTAGGCAACGGTACTACAACACAATGTAGTAGAATGACGTGAAGACTGGTCTGGCTCATTCGCCACAGGCAGCCAGATCTGAAGGTCTCTgaggtaggtaccttaggcaGGGTACGGATTTTTATCGGTAGGTACCTCCTGGCCCAGAGTGCTATTCTCAGCACCTAAGCTGCAATGTCAGCCGCCACAGCCACATAAAACAGCCCTGTCAGTTCGTGCCTGAGCTCTAGGCGTCAATGTCAGGGTGGGTTTATGAAACATAGAAGACAGACAAGTTGACGATTACGAACACTGCAGGTCCCTGATGAGAATCTGGATCATTTTGCCTTTCCGTAAACATCGCGGATCCCGTCGTAGTTCCGACAAATACGACATCAGCCATTACAATCGTTGTCAGGCTGTTCTTTGAGTTTCCAGATCTTGAATGGTATAAATTCTGACTGTACAAATCGCTGAGCTTACGTACGCATCAATTATCATAGAATCCAATAGGGGGTCGCAGGGTAACAGCATGGGCGCTATAGCGCTCTCAGCAAATCCACTCGCCGCTGCATCAGCATCGGTGCCTCAGTCGCCGGTTCCCCCGCTCTAATTGGCGGACCAAGCTCAATTGGACCTTGCGGCTTGCGTACCAACGGAGTAGGTGGGGCAGCTGAGGGGCATCAGCGTTGCTCGACGTTAGGTggttggcgttggcggcgTGGGAGGAGCTTCAAGCATCCATGGATTGTACCTTACCTCACTTACGGTGAGGTAAACGGTGTTAAaagtacctaaggtaagaAGCGTCTTCTTTGCTAGGGAAGTTAAGGTAAGACCAAAGACGTCAGGGACAACGGGAGAAGTAAAGGAAAGCTGCGGGCTGCTGCGTAAGGGTCTTTCcgagatcaacatcctccaatTCGTATTTAGATCTCAACTCTTCCCACCCCATAGTTCCTAGCTCattcttcctttcttttctctcttcttcaattcCAGCCTCTAAATATTCCGTCTTTGTGAAGTTTCTAGACATTCGGCTTCAAACTTCTGATCGCTCTCACCGCAACTCTCCCAGACCTCACATACACTTCCATCACAATGGAGGCCATcaagcaagctcttcaccTTGGCAAGGCCAATGATGCCCCTGCTGAGCCTAGCCCCGAGGCtctcaacgagctcaaggagaagtacACAAAAGCCGGCCAAGAGCAAGTCTTCACCTTCTACGACTCCCTCTCATCGGCCGAGCGAGGAACTCTGTACCAGCAGCTTTCTGGCTTCGACCCCACCCATATCAACGAGATCACACACCGCGCCCTGAACCCTCCCAAGACCAGCGATGAGCCCGATCGCCTCGAGCCTCT
This genomic interval from Fusarium verticillioides 7600 chromosome 1, whole genome shotgun sequence contains the following:
- a CDS encoding lysyl-tRNA synthetase, class II — its product is MMPVQCLRRASRPLMQSISQTTSTRCSHALGCANYSRTLRGSQSVASGRSLATSAARNQDGLDGYSSFKQQRRIELWAEKESEDPLFQETHPRLIHRAERKTVPDFHEAFRDVLDDSKYVSVCGRVRSKRVVGKNLVFLDIVNEFERLQVMLNRSKCMVEEEARGLKFAMLRNLIEVGDHISVVGVPVRTKAGELTLEAKTLPELLSPTMEQIPEKLTDPKTRMQERHVDMLVNRQAIDVLRLRAEITKHMRDYFHSRKFLEFQTPILAENAGGAVARPFVTRATEFKDRDLALRIAPELWLKRLVIGGVDKVFEIGPSFRNEGVDATHNPEFTMCEFYSAYSNLEDLINQTEEILCSLAQHSQDLISTQLTSLPSIDMKQFVRPFKRVEFVPALQEALGLRLPKLSSPDALPELLAILKIAGIKVPGDVPTSLAKLLDRLAAVYLEPMSFIEPILIMNHPACMSPLAKSFLCPRTYQLVSARAELFIGGRELANMYEEENDPEEQKRKLLDHRNLVNKDDGSIAIEHNEMPEGEAAVEEALDEPFEDEDGDAAPLDQSYIKALDYGLPPTGGWGCGVERMVMLFSGANRISDCLSFGTIRNVVGLSSAEESKTSSEEDKGLEQDKQSGSKSS
- a CDS encoding actin-like protein 4, with protein sequence MAQQPLPTSMQPTDIYGGDEVSALVLDPGYCYTRAGFAGEDVPKSILPSFYGHTTGDSPKDMFGDECLIPRPDFEVRNYMNKDSVVEDWDVAARIWENMLVKRLQPERQTPPSKNGLNDDPKAEGQDGEGDVAMDDADAAESAEKPLGENPLLITEAPWNTPKAREKAIEIIMENWGCPAFWLSRTPVLAAFAAGKATSLVIDVGGANTSVTAIHDGMVLKRSIQKSPVGGIWLSSQIRNLFESSEPKVELTPTFMIENKTPVDALAPPSVRLRHFPFQINDSFRAYEEERVLTEFKESVVEIWRGPGRYSVSGNEDYVKTQPGRVFEMPDGYNQMWREQRFRVTEGMFDETVGYNSSDSEQLTKAQTIPELIRSALNAVDVDLRGNLLANVVVTGSTSLINGFNDRLNNELMAMYPGLKIKIHAAGLTSERRFGAWIGGSILASLGTFHQMWISRKEYEENGPNVVEKRCK
- a CDS encoding TDG/mug DNA glycosylase, yielding MTRSKAVQEITFQDPVGDDDDKEEQENASSPPEPATFKGRLQMSDFMFKSNEPSSSQTSPIRRSPRSTTSITSTSTSSASAAKTKRTKERDAEDIEKEIRPRKKRARQASGYAPPSTYAHLNGLPDAIGSNLLVLFIGLNPGIQTARTGHAYAHPSNLFWKLLYSSGLTPRLCTPTEDRQLPELYSMGFTNIVARPSRNGSELSRQEMDEGVEILHEKCRKYRPESVCVVGKSIWESIWRVRHGKPVGKAFKYGWQDESENMGVIEGEWDGSKVFVSSSTSGLAATLSPAEKERIWAEIGTWAQKRRAERELEAKEESK